The following are encoded together in the Cytobacillus luteolus genome:
- the cmpA gene encoding cortex morphogenetic protein CmpA, translating to MPSWLKNQMKRAYYEKNRYQIKMLNQCWFFYRKKHCS from the coding sequence ATGCCCTCATGGTTAAAAAACCAAATGAAACGAGCCTACTACGAGAAAAATAGATATCAAATTAAGATGTTAAATCAATGCTGGTTTTTTTATAGAAAGAAACACTGCTCATAA